Genomic segment of Ammospiza nelsoni isolate bAmmNel1 chromosome 2, bAmmNel1.pri, whole genome shotgun sequence:
AGCTCCATCACAGAGTTACCGAAAGCTTTAGGCGGGTGCCGGCCTCTCAGAAGGAAACACATTTACAGGGAAACCCCAGATAATTTTCAAGGCTTTGCTATATAAACATATTAAAGATCTTTAAGTAatcccctggcagggagcaggcagcccattccctgagctgtgtttgCTCTGAGATGCCAATCAAACGCTCTTTCCGCAGCGGGAGCTCGGGGCCAGATTTGCCTTTGTGCCCGCAGCTGGGATCGGGCCCAAGGGGTGACAGCCAGCAGATAAGGCCTTAATTAATGTCCAGAAAGGAGCAAGAGCAACAAGCTTATCTGCAGTTTCAGCTGACTCACACGATGGGCCGATAATCTACTGAGAATGCCATGGTCCTCCTTGGGGATCGGGATGGTTgctttcctcctgcagccactcTCACTGCCCATCTCCAGGCTCTGGGAAAGCTCCCCGTGATTTCTCTGCACAAGGCATCATGGTGGACCTCTGCACATTGGGGGAAAACTGGATTTTAAAGTTTTCAGTGCATTTTCTCTGAGTTATGGAGGTGAAAATGTGATCCGCGCTGCTGAgtgatggagctgcagcagctccagctgcctcttctGCCCTTTCTGCTCCATCTCCCTCTTCTGCCCCTTCTGCCCCATCTCCCtcttctgctccttctgctccatctccctcttcttcctcttctgctccatcccccttttctgcctcttctccATCTCCCTCTTCTGCCCCTTCTGCTCCATCTCCCTGTTCTCCTTCTGCTCCATCTCCCTCttctgcctgcagcctgggctctTGTGACATGGAGAATACACAAAATATCTCATTTACAATTACTACAAAATATTGAATTTATCAATTGTGGCTGTCAACGAGAGATGCCTTCCATGTCTTAAATAGGGATGGATATAAATAGAGTTCATAACATATTGAACAAGTTCacttttaggaaaaaaccctattattttttttcccttgtaggAAAAAATCCCTCCCACTTTGTTGGAAATACTTTTCAACAAATAAACTCCCTCCAAAACACAACCATAAGAAGCTGAAAGTTCTTACTTTGAGCTTTGTAATGGAAAGATGCGCAAAACTAATTCATATATAATATTCAAAAGCAAGAAGACACAATTCTGTCAAAGATGCAAAAGATTCATTGAATCTCTTTATTTTGGTGATGGACAGGAAGGGTCACCTGGTGGTTTTCCCATGGGAAAAGTGATGCTGCAGAGCACCTGCAGGTCCCTCCTGTGGGGAGATGGTTCCACCATTCcactcctctcctccctccctggccctgctctgattGCTTTTAAGAGCTGACAAGCAGCTAGAAGTTAAGAAATATTACAGTAAATGGTAGGAAATTGtccaaaaggaagataaaagcCTCCAGCAGTCCAAGCCCCAAGGCCTGTTGTGCCAAAACAACCCAAAGGCTGCCTGGGAGGCCACTTTGAAACCAGGAGAAAAGCAATCAGGAAATCATTAGGTCAAACACAGTGTTTGGCTTTGGCAAAACCCATGCAGGTGGTGTTGGATGGgttgggaaatgctgctctgctctggggatcaggctgaggggatggggacagccccTGTGGTGGCACCTCTGGAACAGGACCTtgcacagggcagcagcttcaAAATGAAGCTGGGACACTCAGGACTGATGcctgggtgggcacagcaccTGTGGGGCAGGCTGAGATCATACAGAAACTCTCATTTCTTCTCTTGTGTCTCTTGCTGTTGGACTCTTGGgcttttggggtttggttttttccctgctcttaCCTTCTTTTCCTAAATCCCCAACAGTGGCCTTATGTGTTCAGTATATCTCAGCCACAGcttccattttctgtgtttatgtattttttcaggtgcacagtgctctcctgaagCTTGGAGGTatcacagctccagccctcctCACCTGAATCAGCATAACCAAAATCTTAAACCAGGGGAAAATCGAGGCAGAAAAGATACACTGAGTAGAAAATATATGTACATGTTTTTTAGTAatgactggaaaataaaactccCTAGAGGTCTAAAATACTCTAAAGACAATTAAATCAGAGCACTATGAAGTCTGGCACTCAGAGCCGGAGTTTCTGGCAGCCAGAGGCACCCAGCAGCATCCATTTGATTGTGGGATCACGTAACAGATCTGGATCTATAGGCACGTAACAGATATGTGATCAATAGCTCATGGGAGCCCAGAAATTTATCTCTGGGATATCACAATAGGCATGGCAACACTTCCTaagcaaacagaagaaaacccaACCTTCTGGGTTGAAGCTTCAGAGGGAACAATGTTATCAGAGCCCGCTGGGCAAACACGGGGAGCGCATAAAACCCGCATCTCCCGGGGAAGGCAGCacctttcctcctctcctcctgccagaGCCATGGATCTCAAGGTGGTCTGTGCCCTCTCCATCACCCTCCTCATAGCCCTCAGCACCCTGGCAGAGGGGAGTGCACCTCCAAGTAAGTACCTGCATGAGCTGCTGCCCTCCAGGTACGTGTGGGACCCTCATCCCACCAAAGCCTGCCAGCTTTGGCAGCCCAGacagaaaatggctttttgtTCTGCTGTTTATCCCCAAAGTGGAGCCTGCTTTTTAGTTTTTATCAGAGAGATGGATAGCAAAGAAAGATTGCAGCTGGACTCTTGTGTTGTCGGAATAACCAGGAGCCCACTGCAAAAAGGCAGAGGTGGTCACTAGAACAGGACCAGGAGCCAGCTTTGCATAAATTTTCTTCTGACATTTGGTTTGTGCTGCTTTGCCACGTGAATACAGTTTTGAATAAGTCTATCTGCCTCCTCATTAAAGGCAAGTCATGTAGGCAGCTCCAGAAGTGGAAAGCAAGTCACTCAATGACAGCTGGAGGACAGCTCCAGAATTTCTGGGTTGTGGCTGACTGTGCAAATGgcttaaaatataaaaagcatTGCTGCAGCTATTTACACATCATCCTATATTTTATATTACTTTAATTTGTAATATTGCAGAGATTTTGTATCTTTACACCTATTTGAATATCCACTGGACTTTTAAGTCTTTCCCTCTTCACATGAGATGGGCAAAGCAGCAAAGATCTAATAGCCTAATATTTGAAGTTTTTGGGATTTCCCATTTGGTGTGGTCGATTCAAAACCCACAAACCACACGGTGCTGGGCTTGCTTGGCTTCAAGGGAGACCACAGACTCTCAAAATGCGATGTACACCCCTGACCAAAATTGGTAGTAGTGTAAAAGCAACTTTTAAACCATTCAGGCTGTGGTCTTAGCAGGGGACTGAAAAGGTGGAAAGCATCTGGGAAAGAGCATTGTGAGCATTTGATGAACACCCCTCCATGACAGCAGTGCAAACTGACACCTGTAACTTGCTCTTTCTGTCCTGAACAGCAAAATGCCAGTGTAAAGTGGTTCCCAGGGAGAGGACAAACTGTGGCTACCCAGGGATCTCAGCAGCAGAGTGCAAGAAAATTGGGTGCTGCTTCAACGCCTCAGTCCCCAGCGTGCCCTGGTGCTACAACCCCAAACAAAAGAAAGGTAATGTCTCTGCCAGAAACACTGATTTACCTCGTGTTTGATAGTCCAGAAATGTGTACAACCAGGGAGcagttctgcttttctccttaGAAAAGTGGGCACAAACCTCTGTTAGGGGACCAGTGGCAGCAAAATGCAAAATCGAGCCTTGCTTACCTGTCAGACTCCTGCCTCATCCTCTTCACACAATTTATTTCCTGTTCCTTCACATTTCTAGTTATCAAACAGCCTGTGCTGATTAATTAGAGACATTTCAGTGTCATTTGTGGTCTTGTCCATGGGTAGAGCAAGGGGTTATCAGCACTTATTTAAGTGGGTTTGCAGTGTGGTTACCCCTGTCAGCATCCTGCTTCTATTTTTTACCATTATTTTCTGAGAGGATAACAGCTGCTCTCTCCTAGTCTTTCTAGGATTAGCTGGATATTTTACATAACTGTGTTAAGTAATGGAGTGTAATTAGTTGTTTTAATTAACTCAGTGTAAGCTACATTTGCTGGGCtgacagcacagctccttcTTAGGAGAGCTTCAGAGCAGtctcagcagctgcacaggtgGCATGAAAGGAAATGAGGGTGCAAAGCCCATGTTACCCAACAAGAGAACCTGATATAAAATGGAATTAATCAACAGTGATCAGAATTACAGTgggaaaaaatggttttgcttttgagCATTGCCTGCAATTCTTGTAAACCTTAAAAAACAAGCAGCAGCAACTTAGAGTGGCATTCTATAGAATTGCTTTTCTGAGCAGAACTGCTCCATGAGAGGAAAACTCAAGTATTCAAGCTGGGTGGTATAATCTCTTTACTTAGGATTTTAGCTTTAAGTGCCTGGGTGACCTGTGATTTCCTCCTAAAACACTTATTTCCTTTCTGTAACCTAAGCTGGCACGCAGAGACGGTTGGGTGGTCCTTTCCCTGTGTTagccaggctgctctggtgTTACCAGGGGCTCAGCTCATGGCCATACCTGCTCTGAggccagtgtgtgtgtgtgctacCCCTGCAGGACACACGGGACTTTCCACCCCATTGATGGATTTAGCATGGGCTGCTGCCAGACACCTCCAGCGGTGAATTTTGCCTCCTCTtttccctggggcacagcagcaattCATCACCCTTTGGAATTTAATTTGCTTAGGAGGCTGGGTGAGGATTTGGGTGAATCTGGTGGTTGAAATTGTTTCAGAGAAGGTCATCCCATCTGCCCAGTGCCCTCACCTTTGTGTcctgtcttttatttttaattatgtcACCAGGCAGACAGAGCACAGACTAACACACTGTCCTTC
This window contains:
- the LOC132087621 gene encoding trefoil factor 1-like, whose product is MDLKVVCALSITLLIALSTLAEGSAPPTKCQCKVVPRERTNCGYPGISAAECKKIGCCFNASVPSVPWCYNPKQKKVKKVCPNDPYTRINCGYPGIKARECTRKGCCFRAHPAGVPWCFYHRVVEEAC